The region GCCCAGATGGCGGTAGCCGGCACCGGTGGCCAGGAGCACGGCCCGGGCCTGGAAGCGGCGGCGGCTGGTGGCCACCTCCAGGGGCTGGCCAGCAACGATGTCCAGCACCGCCTCACCGGGGAAGATCTGCACGTACTGGAGGGCGTGGCTGACCATGATGTCCACCAGGGTCTTGCCGCCCACCTGGGTGAAGCCCGGGTAGTTCTCCACCACCGGCGTGGTCGCCACCTGGCCGCCCAGGGCATCCTTTTCGATCACCACGGTCTTGAGCCCCGCCCGGGCGCCGTAGATGCCGGCGGTGAGCCCCGCCGGGCCGCCGCCGACGATCACCAGGTCCGCCTCCACCAGGGGCGCGTCACTTTCCGGAATGAAGACCGTCTCCTCCTGGAGCTTCGAGAGGCAGGTCATGAACAGCTCTTCCGGCTGCGCGCCCCGGGCGATGAGCACGTCATTCGCCCAGACCTGGGGGACGCTGTGGGCGTCGTAGCGGTCGGCCAGGGCGGGATGGATCTGGATGTCGACGATGGAAAGGGAGATGAGATCCGGCCGGGCCAAGGCTGCCTTGAGGGCGTTCACGGCCTGCTGGGGACAGTAGGGGCAGGTAGGGCTGACAAAAAGGGTAACCTGCCGCGGCTCGCTCAGCTTGGCCAGGATGCGCTCGGATTCCGGGGCCAGGCCCAGGTCTCCATAGCCCAGCATGAGCAGAGCCTCCACCAGCACCCGCCCCTCCTCCCCCAGGGGGGCGCCCAGCCAACGGATGGCGGCCCGGTCCGGGGCCAGGATCAGGGTCGGGGCCGCCGTCACCTCGTGCTCCCGGGCCTTTGGGTGGCCCAGGTCGAACTCCCGCAGACTCACCTTGGGGGCCATGGTGCGGATCGCCCGCAGCACCTGGCGGAAGGCGTCGCTGAACACCTGATTGGCCGTGGCACTGGTGAAGAGCAGGAGGGAGACCTCCCGGGGCATGCGGCCGAGGACCGCCCGGAGCTGGGCCTCGGCCTGGTCGAGAACAGCCCGCTCCATACCATCCTGGGCAGGGGGCTCGGTCATGGTGGCTCTCCTGGTTGATACCGTGGCGAAGAAGTCGTCACCAAAGCCTCCAGCCGTCGCGTTGCAAGCACGATGCCACCAACTGCGCGGTCAGGACAAGGCTGTGGGCCTGGAAAATGCGGGGGCCGCTGCCGGCGGCTGGCCCCTGGTCGGGGCTTCAGGAAACCGGGCCCTGCAGGCGCCGGAGGTCACGGGGTCTTGGGCAAGACGGCCGCCAGCCGGGTTTCGGCCTGCTCCCGGGACAGACCCTGGAGCAGGAAGCGCTTCTTGCGGCCGCGGTCGCCGGCCGTAAGCCGCACCGCAGACTTGGGCAGATCGAAGAGGTCAGCCAGGAAGGCGGCCAGCATGACATTGGCCCGGCCCTCCAGGGGTGGTGCTGTGATGCCGATCCGCAGCGCGCGGTCATGAAGACCCATGAGCCGGTTGCTGGCGGCCCGGGGCTGGGCGTGGACCAGGAGCAGCACCCCGTCCGCCGCCGGCTGCAGACAGTCCATCAGCGACCGCGGCGCAAGGAGGACGGCCGCTCGATGGCGGGGGGCCGCCGCACCTCCTCCTCCAGGGAGACAACCGGCTGCGGCTCCCGCTCCAGGGGATCCCGGCTGGGGAACAGGAACTCGTCCTCCAGATCCCCCAACCCGGGCAGCGCCTCGCCGCCCTCCTCCTCGGCCTCCACGGCCGGACCGTTCAGCACCGCCGGCTCCGGCGCCAGCCCCGGCTCCGGGGCGATGGCGGCAGGCTGCGGGCCGGGCACCAGGGCCGCGTCCAGCTCGTCCGGCAGCTCGATGCGCTCGTAGAGGTCCCGGTCTTCGGTGGCCAGGGCGCGGCG is a window of Thermodesulfobacteriota bacterium DNA encoding:
- a CDS encoding DUF167 domain-containing protein, producing the protein MDCLQPAADGVLLLVHAQPRAASNRLMGLHDRALRIGITAPPLEGRANVMLAAFLADLFDLPKSAVRLTAGDRGRKKRFLLQGLSREQAETRLAAVLPKTP
- a CDS encoding FAD-dependent oxidoreductase, yielding MTEPPAQDGMERAVLDQAEAQLRAVLGRMPREVSLLLFTSATANQVFSDAFRQVLRAIRTMAPKVSLREFDLGHPKAREHEVTAAPTLILAPDRAAIRWLGAPLGEEGRVLVEALLMLGYGDLGLAPESERILAKLSEPRQVTLFVSPTCPYCPQQAVNALKAALARPDLISLSIVDIQIHPALADRYDAHSVPQVWANDVLIARGAQPEELFMTCLSKLQEETVFIPESDAPLVEADLVIVGGGPAGLTAGIYGARAGLKTVVIEKDALGGQVATTPVVENYPGFTQVGGKTLVDIMVSHALQYVQIFPGEAVLDIVAGQPLEVATSRRRFQARAVLLATGAGYRHLGVPGEARLGGRGVSYCATCDGALFRDRDVAMVGGGNSALTEALYLQNVGARVTIIHRRDRFRAQEHLVQAVAAAGIPILFQHEVEEILGEGRVEAVRLLDNRDGSRRQVPVQGVFIAIGYQPAVELAKKIGAGLTPDGYLQQDERHRTTVPGVYAAGDVAGGARQIVTAAGQGAEAAMAIFEDLVHPYWTESGSA